In a genomic window of Suricata suricatta isolate VVHF042 chromosome 12, meerkat_22Aug2017_6uvM2_HiC, whole genome shotgun sequence:
- the WDR83OS gene encoding protein Asterix — MSTNNMSDPRRPNKVLRYKPPPSECNPALDDPTPDYMNLLGMIFSMCGLMLKLKWCAWVAVYCSFISFANSRSSEDTKQMMSSFMLSISAVVMSYLQNPQPMTPPW; from the exons ATGTCCACTAACAACATGTCGGACCCACGGAGGCCGAACAAAGTGCTGAG GTACAAGCCCCCGCCCAGCGAGTGTAACCCGGCCTTGGACGACCCGACGCCAGACTACATGAACCTGCTCGGCATGATCTTTAGCATGTGCGGCCTCATGCTCAAG CTGAAGTGGTGCGCTTGGGTCGCCGTCTACTGCTCCTTCATCAGCTTTGCCAACTCCCGGAGCTCTGAGGACACTAAACAGATGATGAGTAGCTTCAT GCTGTCCATCTCTGCCGTGGTGATGTCCTATCTGCAGAACCCGCAGCCCATGACGCCCCCCTGGTGA
- the WDR83 gene encoding WD repeat domain-containing protein 83, which translates to MAFPEPKPRGPELPQKRVKTLDCGQGAVRAVRFNVDGNYCLTCGSDKTLKLWNPLRGTLLRTYSGHGYEVLDAAGSFDNSSLCSGGGDKAVVLWDVASGQVVRKFRGHAGKVNTVQFNEEATVILSGSIDSSIRCWDCRSRRPEPVQTLDEARDGVSSVKVSDHEILAGSVDGRVRRYDLRMGQLFSDYVGSPITCTCFSRDGQCTLVSSLDSTLRLLDKDTGEMLGEYTGHKNQEYKLDCCLSERDTHVVSCSEDGKVYFWDLVEGALALALPVGRGVVQSLSYHPLEPCLLTAVGGSVHCWREEAYEAEGGTG; encoded by the exons ATGGCTTTCCCTGAACCAAAACCGCGGGGCCCGGAGCTGCCGCAGAAACGCGTGAAGACGCTGGACTGCGGGCAAGGGGCAGTGCGAGCTGTACGATTTAATG TGGATGGCAATTACTGTCTGACGTGCGGCAGCGACAAGACCCTGAAGCTGTGGAACCCGCTGCGGGGGACGCTGCTGCGGACGTACAGCGGCCACGGCTACGAGGTGCTGGACGCGGCCGG CTCCTTTGACAACAGCAGCCTCTGCTCCGGCGGCGGGGACAAGGCGGTGGTGCTGTGGGATGTGGCGTCGGGGCAGGTCGTTCGCAAATTCCGGGGCCACGCGGGG AAGGTGAACACGGTCCAGTTTAATGAAGAGGCCACGGTCATCCTGTCTG GCTCTATCGATTCCAGCATACGCTGCTGGGACTGCCGGTCGCGAAGGCCTGAGCCAGTGCAGACTCTGGACGAAGCGAGGGACGGCGTCTCCAGTGTGAAGGTGTCGGACCATGAGATCCTGGCAGG CTCCGTGGACGGCCGGGTGAGGCGCTATGACCTGAGGATGGGGCAGCTCTTCTCAGACTACGTGGGCA gCCCCATCACTTGTACCTGCTTCAGCCGGGACGGGCAGTGCACCCTGGTGTCCAGCCTGGACTCCACGTTGCGACTTCTAGACAAGGACACGGGGGAAATGCTGGGCGA gtACACGGGCCATAAGAATCAGGAGTACAAGCTGGACTGCTGCCTGAGTGAGCGCGACACGCACGTGGTCAGCTGCTCCGAGGACGGGAAGGTGTACTTCTGGGACCTGGTAGAG GGTGCCCTGGCGCTGGCCCTTCCCGTGGGTCGCGGTGTGGTGCAGTCACTGTCCTACCACCCCCTGGAGCCCTGCCTGCTGACCGCTGTGGGCGGCAGCGTCCACTGCTGGCGGGAAGAGGCTTACGAGGCAGAGGGCGGCACAGGCTGA
- the DHPS gene encoding deoxyhypusine synthase: MEGPPEGEAPAAALAAVLKHSSALPPESSQVRGYDFNRGVDYRALLEAFGTTGFQATNFGRAVQQVNAMIEKKLEPLSQDEDHHADLTQSRRPLTGCTIFLGYTSNLISSGLRETIRYLVQHNMVDVLVTTAGGVEEDFIKCLAPTYLGDFSLRGKELRENGINRIGNLLVPNDNYCKFEDWLMPILDQMVLEQNTEGVKWTPSKMIARLGKEINNPESVYYWAQKNHIPVLSPALTDGSLGDMIFFHSYKKPGLVLDIVEDLRLINTQAIFAKRTGMIILGGGVVKHHIANANLMRNGADYAVYINTAQEFDGSDSGARPDEAVSWGKIRVDAEPVKVYADASLVFPLLVAETFAQKKDAFTPEKNED, from the exons ATGGAGGGTCCTCCGGAGGGCGAGGCGCCTGCAGCGGCGCTGGCCGCCGTGCTGAAGCACAGCTCGGCGCTGCCGCCCGAGAGCTCCCAAGTCCGAGGCTACGACTTCAACCGCGGCGTGGACTACCGTGCGCTACTGGAGGCCTTCGGCACCACCGGCTTCCAGGCCACCAACTTCGGGCGCGCAGTGCAGCAAGTCAACGCCATG ATAGAGAAGAAACTAGAGCCGCTGTCGCAGGATGAAGACCATCATGCAGACCTAACCCAGAGCCGCCGCCCACTTACTGGCTGCACCATTTTTCTGGGGTACACATCCAATCTCATCAGTTCAGGCCTCCGTGAGACCATCCGTTACCTCGTGCAGCACAACATG GTGGACGTCTTAGTGACCACAGCCGGCGGTGTGGAGGAAGATTTCATCAAGTGCTTGGCACCCACGTACCTGGGCGATTTCAGCCTCAGGGGGAAGGAGCTACGTGAGAACGGGATCAATAG GATTGGAAACCTACTGGTGCCCAATGACAATTACTGCAAATTTGAAGACTGGTTGATGCCCATTCTGGACCAGATGGTGCTGGAGCAGAACAcggag GGTGTGAAGTGGACACCTTCCAAGATGATCGCCCGGCTGGGCAAGGAGATCAACAACCCAGAATCCGTGTATTACTGGGCCCAGAAG AACCACATCCCTGTGCTGAGCCCAGCGCTCACAGATGGCTCCCTGGGCGACATGATCTTCTTCCATTCCTACAAGAAGCCAGGCCTGGTCCTGGACATCGTTGAGG ACCTGAGGCTCATCAACACACAGGCCATCTTCGCCAAGCGCACGGGCATGATCATCCTGGGCGGGGGTGTGGTCAAGCACCACATCGCCAATGCCAACCTCATG cGGAACGGGGCTGACTATGCCGTCTACATCAACACGGCCCAGGAATTCGACGGCTCGGACTCGGGTGCCAGGCCAGACGAAGCGGTCTCCTGGGGCAAGATCCGGGTGGACGCAGAGCCTGTCAAG GTCTACGCCGATGCCTCCCTTGTCTTCCCCCTGCTCGTGGCTGAAACCTTCGCCCAGAAGAAAGACGCCTTCACGCCCGAGAAGAACGAGGACTGA